The proteins below come from a single uncultured Carboxylicivirga sp. genomic window:
- a CDS encoding ATP-binding cassette domain-containing protein, which yields MSEEILKALMQLFGLIAKQDGGVEANETEYVRTFLKQQLSSDAVEEYFSLFLKFSKDSKLGKEEPEGKVKLTSMKDSVKILGICKKINKQLNKEQKVVVLLRLYELVNADRKFTEQRMAIINTVADVFKLPKEEIDAIEAYTVNDDLSMLDLDDAMIINDSEVNLQYAKHIQCGTLDGNVYILRVKSAGLYFLRYTGEQEIFLNSLLINNRRIYLFSKGSFIKLPKGPPVYYTDVVSHFMADSAASKISYEVKNVKYQFKSGGIGLRDVNISEEQGKLIGIMGASGAGKTTLLNVLSGIESPTEGDVLINGFNLHKERDKVEGVIGYIPQDDLLIEELSVFDNLYYNAKLCFKDKKEDEINELVDNTLINLGLYERRHLKVGSPLNKMISGGQRKRLNIALELIREPGILFVDEPTSGLSSRDSENVMNLLRELALKGKLIFVVIHQPSSDIYKMFDKMYILDTGGYPVFYGNPSESLIYFKRLDAQINSDQGECVLCGNLNPEQIFNIIDANVIDEYGNYTNKRKTKPEEWHEHYKENIEIPKVETVSSAPPKSLNIPSWFNQFKIYTIRDFFAKISNKQYILLNLLEAPFLGFVLAYLIHYIVDPESNVYIFRENDNIPPYFFMGIIVALFFGLIVSAEEIFKDAKILKRESFLNLSRSSYLVSKILILFTISAIQMILFVLVGNYILGIKGMTLEFWLALFSISAFANILGLILSASFNSIVTIYILIPLVMIPQMVLGGAMFTFDKLNKDFTSIDKVPIVAEVMPSRYIYEGLMVYQYKHNNYRKNIFDTELINSKSDFKQVYYIPELLEILNECKQHSLNNGDKTDKAYIADLDLLNNEISKEVKRVPTISFSKVDKINANDFDAELSSEIEDYLNSLKSHYTGQFSEANNKIDLFISQNLKHNKEKFNRIKDDYMNESISDIVRKTFDKNKILRDGNKLVQVVDPIYQIPEPNNFLDFRTHFFAPQKYFAGTYYDTLWFNISVVWLLTILMYIALYFDWLKKSLDYIGELKLFKK from the coding sequence ATGAGTGAAGAAATTCTAAAAGCCCTCATGCAATTATTTGGCCTAATTGCTAAACAAGATGGAGGCGTTGAGGCAAATGAGACTGAATATGTTAGAACGTTTCTTAAACAACAGCTAAGTTCCGATGCTGTAGAGGAATATTTCTCACTTTTTTTAAAGTTTTCTAAGGATTCAAAATTAGGAAAAGAAGAGCCCGAAGGAAAGGTGAAACTCACCTCAATGAAGGATTCTGTAAAAATATTAGGGATTTGTAAAAAAATTAACAAGCAACTAAATAAAGAACAAAAAGTAGTTGTTCTTTTGCGTTTGTATGAATTGGTAAACGCCGACCGCAAATTTACGGAACAGCGGATGGCGATTATCAATACGGTTGCTGATGTTTTTAAACTTCCTAAAGAAGAAATTGATGCCATTGAAGCCTACACGGTAAACGACGATCTGTCTATGTTAGATCTTGATGATGCTATGATCATCAACGATAGCGAGGTAAATCTTCAATATGCGAAACATATTCAATGTGGAACTCTCGATGGTAACGTCTATATCTTGCGTGTTAAAAGTGCCGGATTATACTTCCTGAGATACACAGGCGAGCAAGAAATATTTCTGAACAGCTTATTAATAAACAACCGTAGAATCTATCTATTCTCAAAAGGTAGTTTTATTAAGTTACCTAAAGGCCCTCCTGTTTATTATACAGATGTTGTTTCGCACTTTATGGCCGATTCAGCAGCATCAAAAATTTCTTACGAAGTTAAGAATGTAAAATATCAATTTAAATCAGGAGGCATCGGGCTTAGAGATGTTAATATATCAGAAGAGCAAGGTAAATTAATTGGTATCATGGGAGCCAGTGGAGCTGGTAAAACAACTCTGCTAAATGTTTTATCAGGTATTGAATCTCCAACAGAAGGAGACGTATTGATAAATGGCTTTAACTTACACAAAGAAAGAGATAAAGTTGAAGGTGTTATTGGGTATATCCCTCAGGATGATCTTTTAATTGAGGAACTGTCTGTTTTTGACAACCTTTATTACAACGCCAAGCTTTGTTTTAAAGATAAAAAAGAAGACGAAATAAATGAACTGGTTGATAATACTTTAATCAATTTAGGTTTATACGAACGTCGTCATCTTAAAGTTGGTTCTCCCCTTAATAAAATGATTAGTGGAGGCCAACGTAAAAGATTAAACATTGCTCTTGAGTTAATTCGAGAACCAGGAATATTGTTTGTAGATGAACCTACCTCTGGTTTATCATCGCGAGATTCAGAAAATGTAATGAATCTCCTTCGCGAATTAGCCCTAAAAGGGAAACTCATTTTTGTGGTAATTCACCAACCATCATCAGATATCTATAAGATGTTTGATAAGATGTATATACTAGATACAGGTGGCTATCCTGTATTCTATGGTAACCCTAGTGAATCGTTAATTTACTTTAAGCGACTAGATGCACAAATCAACAGTGATCAGGGAGAATGTGTTCTTTGTGGTAATTTGAATCCAGAACAGATATTCAATATAATTGACGCTAATGTCATTGATGAGTATGGTAATTACACAAATAAAAGAAAAACTAAACCAGAGGAATGGCATGAGCATTATAAGGAGAATATAGAAATTCCTAAAGTTGAAACAGTTTCCAGTGCTCCTCCTAAATCACTAAATATTCCTTCTTGGTTCAATCAATTCAAGATATATACAATTAGAGACTTCTTTGCAAAAATAAGCAATAAGCAATACATCTTACTTAACTTATTAGAAGCTCCATTCTTAGGATTCGTATTGGCATATCTGATTCATTATATTGTCGATCCAGAATCAAATGTTTATATTTTCCGCGAAAACGACAATATACCTCCCTATTTCTTCATGGGAATTATTGTAGCATTATTCTTTGGATTAATTGTTAGTGCTGAAGAAATATTTAAAGATGCCAAAATACTAAAACGAGAATCGTTCCTTAACTTAAGCCGGTCCAGCTATTTAGTATCCAAAATTCTAATCCTTTTCACAATTTCTGCTATTCAAATGATACTATTTGTTCTAGTTGGAAATTATATACTAGGAATAAAAGGGATGACTCTGGAGTTTTGGCTAGCCTTATTCTCTATATCGGCGTTTGCCAATATACTAGGTTTAATTCTATCAGCATCATTCAACTCAATTGTAACCATCTATATATTAATACCACTGGTGATGATTCCACAAATGGTATTAGGTGGAGCAATGTTTACCTTTGATAAGCTAAACAAGGATTTTACAAGTATTGATAAAGTTCCAATAGTTGCCGAAGTAATGCCTTCTCGTTACATTTATGAAGGTTTAATGGTATATCAATACAAGCATAATAACTATCGTAAAAATATCTTTGATACTGAATTAATTAATAGCAAATCAGACTTTAAACAAGTTTATTACATTCCAGAATTATTAGAAATTTTGAATGAATGCAAACAGCATTCTCTAAACAATGGAGATAAAACAGATAAAGCATATATTGCTGATTTAGATTTATTAAATAACGAAATATCAAAAGAGGTAAAAAGAGTACCTACAATAAGTTTTTCTAAAGTAGATAAAATAAATGCTAATGACTTTGATGCTGAACTTTCTTCTGAAATTGAAGACTATCTGAATTCTCTAAAAAGTCATTATACAGGTCAGTTTTCAGAAGCTAATAATAAAATTGACTTATTTATTTCACAAAACCTAAAGCATAACAAAGAAAAATTTAATCGTATTAAAGACGATTACATGAATGAAAGCATTTCCGATATTGTCAGAAAAACATTTGATAAAAATAAAATATTACGAGATGGTAATAAGTTGGTACAGGTGGTAGATCCCATTTATCAAATACCCGAACCAAATAACTTTCTCGATTTTAGAACACACTTTTTTGCACCTCAAAAGTATTTTGCAGGTACATATTACGATACACTTTGGTTTAATATTTCTGTTGTTTGGTTATTAACCATTCTTATGTATATTGCATTATACTTCGATTGGCTTAAAAAATCGTTGGATTATATAGGAGAATTAAAACTCTTTAAAAAGTAA